In one window of Pieris brassicae chromosome 10, ilPieBrab1.1, whole genome shotgun sequence DNA:
- the LOC123715781 gene encoding FH1/FH2 domain-containing protein 1-like isoform X1 — protein MACTDKKENTVHSVDSDVFDVEDQHQSDENEGDSIELIRRCNRETDIDTSWDQSRYSDLKLSDNNKTPPFQPVIMSDVSPSSRTNTSTQTDIRQDEDMTGINLSFSKYFDMEDSSSSESVGKRLRRVSQEEYQRPCKKTKCDDSVLSEREVNIGTSNSTSHILSSESEVSFVSVNSNYSYKTRKKRRRSESTLLRDALQRAGKNFHTNTSVSGSPRKDKNLRRSVRTKSWRVMDLCTWIGRKGYQSITGLYADMLKEPIKGKEKKDERLSEDLLDLKKNVEDMKHELKGLKKFVEEMNQEMRDVRKYVEDLDKSQVRQTSETEDLRHKVGRHESEIKDLQGKLSRLDSQPKPPSCPPPPPPPPPPPPPPPPPQPSKLPVRTNIQRCGSAPPSVGPRLTITPQDIANVKLRKTKDNPVRPKPTPKERPQPLVTQHMLETTRAKLGRAKPVASSTPKQQLSELEKCLLQEVSVTSLYRRRVTRGSFRSAEELRPRPYPAARCRSPRSPRTRTASLSRITPITPIELSLLLPKE, from the exons atggcaTGTActgataaaaaagaaaatacagttcACAGCGTCGATAGTGACGTATTTGATGTAGAAGATCAGCATCAAAGTGATGAAAATGAAGGCGACTCAATAGAACTCATACGAAGATGTAATAGAGAAACTGATATCGATACATCTTGGGATCAAAGTCGATACAGTGATTTAAAACTGAgtgataacaataaaacacCACCATTTCAGCCAGTTATAATGTCTGACGTAAGTCCTAGCAGCAGGACAAATACCTCAACACAGACCGATATAAGACAGGATGAAGATATGACGGGTATTAATTTGTcgtttagtaaatattttgacatGGAGGATTCTAGTTCCTCCGAGAGTGTAGGGAAAAGACTCCGTCGAGTTTCACAAGAAGAATATCAACGCCCATGCAAGAAGACTAAATGTGATGATTCTGTTCTATCAGAAAGAGAGGTAAACATTGGTACATCAAACTCCACAAGTCATATTTTATCCTCCGAATCGGAGGTGTCCTTCGTATCTGTGAACAGTAACTACTCCTATAAGACACGTAAAAAAAGACGACGGTCAGAGTCGACCTTGCTTAGAGATGCCCTGCAAAGAGCTGGCAAAAATTTTCACACAAATACTTCAG TGTCTGGGAGTCCTAGAAAGGATAAAAATCTGCGCAGGAGCGTAAGGACGAAATCTTGGCGAGTGATGGATTTGTGCACTTGGATCGGGAGAAAG GGGTATCAGTCCATTACTGGTCTCTATGCGGACATGTTAAAGGAACCTATCAAAGGAAAGGAGAAGAAAGATGAAAGATTATCAGAGGACCTGTTGGATCTGAAGAAAAATGTGGAAGATATGAAGCACGAATTGAAGGGACTTAAGAAATTCGTAGAAGAAATGAACCAGGAAATGAGAGACGTAAGGAAGTATGTAGAAGATTTAGACAAGAGTCAAGTGCGGCAGACGAGCGAGACAGAAGATTTGCGACACAAGGTGGGCCGACATGAGAGCGAAATTAAAGACCTTCAGGGTAAGCTCAG CCGCCTGGACTCGCAACCGAAACCGCCATCTTGCCCTCCCCCTCCGCCacctcctcctcctcctccgCCGCCGCCTCCACCACCACAGCCCTCAAAGCTCCCAGTCAGGACCAACATCCAGAGATGCGGTTCAGCCCCACCAAGTGTCGGACCGAGGCTTACTATCACACCACAAGATATCGCGAATGTTAAACTGAGGAAGACCaag gatAACCCAGTTCGACCAAAACCTACGCCAAAAGAACGTCCACAGCCCCTAGTTACCCAGCACATGTTGGAGACCACGCGGGCAAAACTGGGCCGAGCCAAACCCGTGGCTTCGTCTACGCCTAAGCAACAGCTCAGCGAATTGGAGAA ATGTCTTCTACAAGAGGTATCAGTGACGTCACTTTACAGGCGTCGAGTGACGCGCGGCTCGTTCCGCAGTGCGGAAGAGCTCCGTCCGCGACCCTATCCCGCCGCCAGGTGTCGCTCGCCAAGGTCGCCTCGGACTCGAACGGCGTCACTGTCCCGAATAACCCCAATCACCCCAATCGAACTTTCACTTCTGTTGCCCAAAGAGTGA
- the LOC123715781 gene encoding shootin-1-like isoform X2 — protein sequence MQSVFGWISLCVQKIRTLVRQGYQSITGLYADMLKEPIKGKEKKDERLSEDLLDLKKNVEDMKHELKGLKKFVEEMNQEMRDVRKYVEDLDKSQVRQTSETEDLRHKVGRHESEIKDLQGKLSRLDSQPKPPSCPPPPPPPPPPPPPPPPPQPSKLPVRTNIQRCGSAPPSVGPRLTITPQDIANVKLRKTKDNPVRPKPTPKERPQPLVTQHMLETTRAKLGRAKPVASSTPKQQLSELEKCLLQEVSVTSLYRRRVTRGSFRSAEELRPRPYPAARCRSPRSPRTRTASLSRITPITPIELSLLLPKE from the exons ATGCAAAGTGTTTTCGGTTGGATTTCGTTATGTGTTCAGAAAATAAGGACGCTCGTAAGACAG GGGTATCAGTCCATTACTGGTCTCTATGCGGACATGTTAAAGGAACCTATCAAAGGAAAGGAGAAGAAAGATGAAAGATTATCAGAGGACCTGTTGGATCTGAAGAAAAATGTGGAAGATATGAAGCACGAATTGAAGGGACTTAAGAAATTCGTAGAAGAAATGAACCAGGAAATGAGAGACGTAAGGAAGTATGTAGAAGATTTAGACAAGAGTCAAGTGCGGCAGACGAGCGAGACAGAAGATTTGCGACACAAGGTGGGCCGACATGAGAGCGAAATTAAAGACCTTCAGGGTAAGCTCAG CCGCCTGGACTCGCAACCGAAACCGCCATCTTGCCCTCCCCCTCCGCCacctcctcctcctcctccgCCGCCGCCTCCACCACCACAGCCCTCAAAGCTCCCAGTCAGGACCAACATCCAGAGATGCGGTTCAGCCCCACCAAGTGTCGGACCGAGGCTTACTATCACACCACAAGATATCGCGAATGTTAAACTGAGGAAGACCaag gatAACCCAGTTCGACCAAAACCTACGCCAAAAGAACGTCCACAGCCCCTAGTTACCCAGCACATGTTGGAGACCACGCGGGCAAAACTGGGCCGAGCCAAACCCGTGGCTTCGTCTACGCCTAAGCAACAGCTCAGCGAATTGGAGAA ATGTCTTCTACAAGAGGTATCAGTGACGTCACTTTACAGGCGTCGAGTGACGCGCGGCTCGTTCCGCAGTGCGGAAGAGCTCCGTCCGCGACCCTATCCCGCCGCCAGGTGTCGCTCGCCAAGGTCGCCTCGGACTCGAACGGCGTCACTGTCCCGAATAACCCCAATCACCCCAATCGAACTTTCACTTCTGTTGCCCAAAGAGTGA
- the LOC123715784 gene encoding beta-1,4-N-acetylgalactosaminyltransferase bre-4-like isoform X1, whose translation MFHINKKKILVVSAAIAVILFFLHPSNSSKEEYDYIMKENIMNSLHEKLTVNFTSAAIVDCDYYDILHDDTALPVTLVDGDLEEGHKIREGGEFIPECKPKFSVAIIVPYRDRAEQLRGFLVYMHTYLHKQQLHYRIYVIEQVDTHPFNRAKLLNIGAVAAIKAGYPCLILHDVDLLPIKIANIYACVKTPRHMSSNIDRPRFSLASPNVFGGAIAIQSKQYEKINGMSNAYYGLSGDNSDLFSRVKANHLKLCRFESSISQYHMTAHDSHIQIEIRKSSPEFSEERMVKDGLNSLKFTEVATVLHPLFTHIMVDL comes from the exons ATGTTTCacataaacaaaaagaaaatactagTTGTTTCTGCTGCGATAGCCGTAATATTATTCTTTCTACATCCAAGCAATTCATCGAAGGAGGAGTATGATTATATaatgaaggaaaatattatgaatagtTTGCATGAAAAACTAACTGTTAACTTTACGAGTGCTGCTATTGTAGACTGTGATTATTACGACATTCTTCATGATGATACAGCACTGCCAGTGACCCTTGTCGATGGTGATTTAGAGGAGGGTCATAAAATCAGAGAAGGTGGAGAATTCATTCCAGAATGCAAACCAAAGTTTAGTGTAGCCATTATTGTTCCTTACAG ggATAGAGCAGAGCAGTTAAGAGGGTTCTTAGTTTACATGCatacttatttacataaacaacaattacattatCGCATTTATGTTATTGAGCAAGTTGATACACATCCATTTAATAGAGCAAAGCTCTTAAACATTGGTGCTGTTGCTGCAATTAAAGCAGGATATCCTTGTCTAATTCTTCATGATGTAGATCTCCTGCCAATAAAGATAGCTAATATATATGCATGTGTGAAAACACCACGGCACATGTCTTCAAATATTGATAGGCCAAG GTTTTCACTGGCTTCTCCAAATGTCTTTGGTGGTGCCATAGCAATACAATCTAAgcaatatgaaaaaataaatggcaTGAGCAATGCCTACTATGGCCTAAGTGGTGATAATTCTGATCTGTTTTCAAGGGTTAAGGCcaatcatttaaaattgtgtagATTTGAGTCATCAATAAGCCAATATCATATGACTGCACATGACTCTCATATTCAAAT TGAAATAAGGAAAAGCAGTCCAGAGTTTTCAGAGGAGAGGATGGTAAAAGACGGTCTGAATTCATTGAAGTTTACAGAAGTAGCAACTGTACTCCATCCATTATTTACGCATATCATGGTGGACTTGTAA
- the LOC123715784 gene encoding beta-1,4-N-acetylgalactosaminyltransferase bre-4-like isoform X2 produces the protein MFHINKKKILVVSAAIAVILFFLHPSNSSKEEYDYIMKENIMNSLHEKLTVNFTSAAIVDCDYYDILHDDTALPVTLVDGDLEEGHKIREGGEFIPECKPKFSVAIIVPYRAEQLRGFLVYMHTYLHKQQLHYRIYVIEQVDTHPFNRAKLLNIGAVAAIKAGYPCLILHDVDLLPIKIANIYACVKTPRHMSSNIDRPRFSLASPNVFGGAIAIQSKQYEKINGMSNAYYGLSGDNSDLFSRVKANHLKLCRFESSISQYHMTAHDSHIQIEIRKSSPEFSEERMVKDGLNSLKFTEVATVLHPLFTHIMVDL, from the exons ATGTTTCacataaacaaaaagaaaatactagTTGTTTCTGCTGCGATAGCCGTAATATTATTCTTTCTACATCCAAGCAATTCATCGAAGGAGGAGTATGATTATATaatgaaggaaaatattatgaatagtTTGCATGAAAAACTAACTGTTAACTTTACGAGTGCTGCTATTGTAGACTGTGATTATTACGACATTCTTCATGATGATACAGCACTGCCAGTGACCCTTGTCGATGGTGATTTAGAGGAGGGTCATAAAATCAGAGAAGGTGGAGAATTCATTCCAGAATGCAAACCAAAGTTTAGTGTAGCCATTATTGTTCCTTACAG AGCAGAGCAGTTAAGAGGGTTCTTAGTTTACATGCatacttatttacataaacaacaattacattatCGCATTTATGTTATTGAGCAAGTTGATACACATCCATTTAATAGAGCAAAGCTCTTAAACATTGGTGCTGTTGCTGCAATTAAAGCAGGATATCCTTGTCTAATTCTTCATGATGTAGATCTCCTGCCAATAAAGATAGCTAATATATATGCATGTGTGAAAACACCACGGCACATGTCTTCAAATATTGATAGGCCAAG GTTTTCACTGGCTTCTCCAAATGTCTTTGGTGGTGCCATAGCAATACAATCTAAgcaatatgaaaaaataaatggcaTGAGCAATGCCTACTATGGCCTAAGTGGTGATAATTCTGATCTGTTTTCAAGGGTTAAGGCcaatcatttaaaattgtgtagATTTGAGTCATCAATAAGCCAATATCATATGACTGCACATGACTCTCATATTCAAAT TGAAATAAGGAAAAGCAGTCCAGAGTTTTCAGAGGAGAGGATGGTAAAAGACGGTCTGAATTCATTGAAGTTTACAGAAGTAGCAACTGTACTCCATCCATTATTTACGCATATCATGGTGGACTTGTAA
- the LOC123715785 gene encoding motile sperm domain-containing protein 1-like encodes MKNFPVFVFPVSLEFYLNARHTHKQLLTVYNPYDFSVNFKVLCTSPNKFTVLDPEGVIAPQSCIDIVVRYTQPSVSHCNTIEKFRITMYDKNTQQALGKRDIPTTLIEGEPMSINQESLGDSFHPLTSRPAPIRPTEEHSKVSCSHPSHQREQQPMNIVAVAVSICCIAALLLPTQPDPVVKSQLPEWLHIGSNLKLVFSFVLGLVSMLVLRP; translated from the exons atgaaaaattttccAGTGTTCGTGTTTCCTGTATcgttagaattttatttaaatgcgCGACATACTCACAAGCAGCTGTTAACTGTATATAATCCATATGACTtttctgttaattttaaaG tccTATGTACATCACCCAACAAATTTACTGTTCTCGACCCTGAAGGTGTGATAGCGCCCCAAAGTTGCATCGATATTGTTGTAAGATATACACAACCTTCCGTATCGCACTGTAATACAATTGAAAAGTTTAGAATAACAATGTATGACAAAAATACCCAGCAG gCTCTAGGTAAAAGAGATATTCCTACAACATTGATTGAGGGTGAACCAATGAGTATTAATCAAGAGAGCCTTGGAGATAGCTTTCATCCTTTGACATCTCGTCCAGCACCCATAAGGCCTACTGAAGAACATTCGAAAGTTAGTTGCAGTCATCCCTCTCACCAAAG GGAACAACAACCAATGAACATAGTAGCTGTAGCAGTAAGTATATGTTGCATAGCAGCATTACTGTTACCTACTCAGCCAGATCCCGTTGTTAAATCACAATTGCCCGAATGGCTTCATATTGGATCAAAcctaaaattagttttttcctTTGTACTGGGACTAGTTAGTATGCTTGTATTACGACCTTAG
- the LOC123715409 gene encoding GATOR complex protein NPRL3 codes for MEVNPLNIFFVKSDSKGDRLLFRYPYTTENKDENKQKNYGRLNPYAINSTEDLLQNPQSQTSNICKGELSGFTDEMLSTLFAVKAELCNRKFELKVNDVRFVGHPTLLPYRTNKDDTAAMILINIVFALQASASHSIVKCYYDLSKRLGKALTHEEKRCSYLTEEMKIMLEAHDQVSALDQEINGDNEDEEENSRHSVSSTTQNVDNGIDSDPKNAFDLILQKSSLAKSMKDVFEELSNTGIVQVTINKWVLLSFCLPHKAHQIHNRGLIVEPETIDKCISMLRPYHGILLMVDPNALLASIPLDGSPALLRLIKCYSPLKSLQTLAIEADLTLTQAFQLTGHLVYWAKATVIFPLCEGNVYVVSPAANVHVHSPLVDEFAKEFPGLCLLQMLSEFSLPAPLWYVCRSGAWGARGGGRLARLVAWLLQRRLLMQLHTYVQFNSPHWPRQRHSDSPQAEGKEYFCEKHDSYLSSNISFSSLNQLQLNVPEPVEPREVINCESNRHYPTQNNLNQTDFSHTQPIVIESDTKYKFEVDSANHSFDEGADVVDGDLDKGQKKANSVDSGISNNEKKLTSRLSDVSLKDTHSSDEDRFESDERYFKNGVSLNLKLQSEMSFQSPTVWTAPLGCDAVDYCRFPPEPPTTESLLDTFTPEERAVLANIPAADNPDDLLLLAQLHKKGYFRGEQHLEEIMFMENVTRSQLMQLLDKFKEVLITFETEDPAVALLYPY; via the exons ATGGAAGTGAATccactaaatatattttttgtcaaatCAGATAGCAAGGGTGATAGATTGCTATTCAGATATCCGTACACGACCGAAAACAAagatgaaaataaacaaaaaaattatggaCGTCTTAACCCATATGCCATTAATTCGACAGAAGATTTACTGCAAAATCCTCAATCACAAACTTCAAACATTTGTAAAG ggGAACTTAGTGGTTTTACAGATGAAATGTTATCAACACTCTTTGCTGTTAAAGCAGAATTATGTAATCGAAAATTTGAACTCAAAGTAAATGATGTTCGATTTGTCGGACACCCCACTCTACTTCCATATCGGACTAATAAGGATGACACAGCTGCAAtgatacttataaatattgtgtttgCTTTGCAAGCATCTGCTAGCCATTCAATTG TAAAGtgttattatgatttaagCAAAAGGCTTGGTAAAGCCCTAACTCATGAAGAAAAACGATGTTCATATCTAACAgaagaaatgaaaataatg ttgGAAGCTCATGATCAAGTATCAGCACTAGATCAGGAAATAAATGGTGATAATGAAGATGAAGAGGAAAACTCCCGGCATTCAGTCAGTTCCACAACACAAAATGTAGATAATGGAATTGATTCTGATCCCAAAAATGCTTTTGACCTGATTCTGCAGAAGAGCTCATTAGCTAAATCTATGAAAGATGTTTTTGAAGAACTGAGTAATACAG gaATAGTTCAagtaacaataaacaaatggGTTCTTCTCTCATTCTGTCTGCCGCACAAAGCACATCAGATCCATAATAGGGGCCTTATAGTTGAACCAGAGACTATAGACAAATGTATTAGCATGTTAAGGCCCTATCATGGAATATTGCTTATG GTTGATCCAAATGCTTTGTTGGCATCGATACCTTTGGACGGAAGCCCGGCGCTTCTTCGCCTTATTAAGTGCTATAGTCCTCTGAAAAGCCTGCAGACTTTAGCTATAGAGGCAGATTTGACATTGACACAG GCGTTCCAGTTGACAGGCCACTTAGTGTACTGGGCCAAGGCGACCGTGATATTCCCATTGTGCGAAGGGAACGTATACGTTGTGTCGCCGGCGGCCAACGTACACGTACACTCACCGCTCGTTGACGAGTTCGCTAAGGAATTTCCAGGGCTTTGTCTGTTGCAG ATGCTGAGCGAGTTCTCCCTGCCGGCCCCTCTGTGGTACGTATGCCGCAGTGGGGCATGGGGCGCGAGGGGCGGGGGCCGCTTGGCCCGTCTCGTGGCGTGGCTGCTGCAGAGGCGTCTGCTGATGCAGCTGCACACGTACGTGCAGTTCAACTCGCCACACTGGCCACGGCAACGGCATTCCGACTCGCCACAGGCCG AAGGCAAAGAATATTTCTGCGAGAAGCACGATTCGTACCTCTCCAGCAACATATCGTTCTCCTCGCTGAATCAGCTGCAGCTGAACGTCCCCGAGCCGGTCGAGCCCCGAGAGGTCATCAACTGCGAGTCGAACAGACACTATCCCACTCAGAACAACCTCAACCAGACGGACTTCTCTCACACGCAACCCATCGTCATCGAATCCGATACGAAATACAAGTTCGAGGTCGATTCGGCGAATCATTCGTTCGACGAAGGGGCCGACGTCGTCGACGGAGATTTGGATAAGGGGCAGAAGAAGGCGAACTCCGTCGACAGCGGCATCTCTAACAATGAGAAGAAGCTGACGTCGCGGCTCTCGGACGTCTCCCTGAAGGACACGCACAGCAGTGACGAGGATAGGTTCGAGAGTGATGAACGGTATTTCAAGAATGGCGTGTCTCTCAATCTGAAGTTGCAGAGTGAAATGAG tTTCCAATCGCCAACGGTCTGGACTGCGCCTCTTGGATGTGATGCCGTGGACTATTGCCGGTTCCCACCGGAACCACCCACCACTGAATCACTGCTGGACACATTTACCCCCGAAGAGAGAGCAGTTCTAGCAAACATACCAGCCGCTGACAATCCTGACGACTTACTTCTACTCGCACAGTTGCataaaaaag GCTATTTCCGTGGAGAACAACACTTAGaagaaataatgtttatgGAAAATGTGACCCGGTCCCAGTTAATGCAGCTTTTGGACAAGTTCAAGGAAGTCCTAATCACATTTGAGACTGAAGACCCAGCAGTGGCTTTGCTTTATCCATattag
- the LOC123715010 gene encoding Golgi resident protein GCP60: protein MRVNAEKIPLETDQGIIESEERRWGLPLREVYKHGLSFYKDKDGKAMHLSYEDKLKLVAYTQQTAHGPLDVTSASPLGVLDVIGRDRRAAWQNLGQMSQIQAMTGFVHTLDRLCPLFRPYLEAIQKDMEAKKQEEINKEREEKSHKDLENRIILEKEKQQCNKLTEDQQVQRIKDALNVQSYDQFLEYARQQFPGNFDQQAVLIRQLQDQHYQQYIQQLAVDERLAKSNISCLEDKENIEVTKDCNSNDTENVVDSKAMQTTEKPEISDYNDESREDEGESEIDDGLPAVEEARMWTRSEVDEFKESARANGGMLTIGHGETVTIRVPTHSKARSICWEFATDHYDIGFGLHFEWSKSNTSEVTVHVSESDDEDEGDDDDDADEEYTIQNNSDPEVGSGKRVSNTPRPLVSLIVPIYRRDCHTEVYAGSHTYPGEGVYLLKFDNTYSLWRSKTLYYKVYYIQ, encoded by the exons ATGAGGGTTAACGCAGAAAAAATTCCTCTCGAAACGGATCAAGGAATCATAGAGAGCGAAGAAAGAAGATGGGGTCTACCTTTGCGAGAAGTATATAAACACGGACTGTCTTTTTACAAAG ATAAAGATGGAAAGGCTATGCACTTGAGTTATGAAGACAAGCTGAAGCTAGTAGCATATACACAGCAAACAGCTCATGGTCCATTGGATGTTACCTCTGCTTCACCATTAGGAGTCCTAGATGTCATTGGAAGAGATAGAAGAGCGGCATGGCAAAACCTAGGCCAAATGTCTCAAATTCAAGCTATGACAGGCTTTGTACACACTCTGGATAG ATTGTGCCCATTATTTAGACCTTACTTGGAAGCAATTCAAAAAGATATGGAAGCAAAAAAACAGGAGGA gataaataaagaaagagAAGAAAAAAGCCACAAAGATTTGGAAAACAGAATTATTCtggaaaaagaaaaacaacagTGCAACAAATTAACTGAAGACCAACAAGT GCAAAGAATAAAAGATGCACTCAATGTACAGTCTTATGATCAGTTTTTGGAGTATGCTCGACAGCAGTTTCCTGGCAACTTTGACCAACAAGCTGTACTAATACGTCAGCTGCAGGATCAACATTACCAGCAATATATTCAACAGCTTGCTGTTGATGAGAGATTAGCAAAGTCAAATATTTCTTGTCTTGAggacaaagaaaatattgaagtGACAAAGGATTGTAATTCAAATGATACAGAGAATGTTGTTGATAGCAA agCAATGCAAACAACAGAAAAACCTGAAATAAGTGATTATAATGATGAGTCAAGGGAGGATGAGGGTGAATCGGAAATTGATG ATGGCTTACCAGCAGTTGAAGAGGCTCGTATGTGGACTCGTAGTGAAGTTGATGAGTTCAAAGAATCAGCTCGGGCAAATGGAGGAATGCTAACAATAGGGCATGGGGAGACAGTGACAATACGAGTCCCAACTCATTCCAAAGCTCGGTCCATATGTTGGGAGTTTGCTACTGACCATTATGATATAG GCTTTGGTCTTCACTTTGAATGGAGCAAGTCAAATACATCAGAAGTTACTGTACACGTGTCGGAATCTGATGATGAAGACGAAGGCGATGATGACGATGATGCAGACGAAG agtatacaattcaaaataactCCGATCCGGAAGTAGGTTCCGGCAAACGAGTGTCAAACACACCGCGGCCTCTCGTCAGTCTTATTGTACCTATATACAGGCGTGATTGTCACACTGAG gTGTATGCAGGATCTCACACCTACCCTGGCGAAGGCGTTTATTTACTCAAATTTGATAACACATATAGTCTATGGCGGTCAAAAACTCTGTATTACAAAgtatattacatacaatag
- the LOC123715009 gene encoding ATP-binding cassette sub-family B member 10, mitochondrial, with protein MLQNFILKGFQVKLPSRTKIFNKLSIHARPCRHCGSKLYSSQNIQVLHYSLERKTFSKTNIFTVKTRRYTSEVDAQKKNGQIETLKDKTVITTNVKLKSSELRRLFSLAGPEKWTLTGAIGFLIISSSVTMAVPFSLGKVLDIIYDTTSDLGAAREKLDSLCLMLCGVFLLGGLCNFGRVYLMSISGQRMTQALRKQVFGAIMRQETQWFSKNSTGELVNRLSADTQLVGRNLSQNVSDGLRSLFMVGAGTGMMFYMSPSLALIGLCVVPPVSVLAVIYGRFVRSITRQLQDTLADTSELAEEKISNIKTVKAFSKEKRECESYAQRIENILTLAYKESLAVGSFYGLTGLSGNTIIILVLYYGGGMVATEQLTVGNLTSFLLYAAYVGISIGGLSSFYTEMNKGIGAATRLWEIVDREPKIPVSGGLRPVDRPRGEIILENITYNYGGAPLLKGLNLHLLPGKSVALVGRSGCGKSTIASLILRLYDPENGRILLDGCDIRELDPVWLRSHLGFVSQEPVLFTGSIRENIMYGLDEESALEANDKEAAWLQAAKAAQLQDLANQSRAGWERQVGAGGSELSGGQKQRVAIARAIVKNPKILILDEATSALDTYSEYLVDKALKEISRERTVLTIAHRLSTIQSADEVAVIGNGVIVEKGSYKELMEKPNGYFRELITHQTFMKPKEKS; from the exons atgttacaaaattttattttaaaaggattTCAAGTTAAACTACCCAGCAGGACGAagatctttaataaattatcgaTTCACGCCCGGCCTTGCAGGCACTGTGGATCCAAGTTATATTCTAGTCAAAACATTCAAGTTTTACATTATAGTCTTGAAAGAAAAACCTTTAGTAAAACCAATATTTTCACTGTGAAAACTAGACGCTATACCAGTGAAGTTGACGCTCAAAAGAAAAATGGACAGATTGAAACCCTAAAAGATAAAACTGTGATAACaactaatgtaaaattaaaatcatcagAGTTGAGAAGATTATTCAGTCTAGCTGGTCCTGAAAAATGGACTCTAACAG GTGCTATTGGTTTTCTTATCATATCATCAAGTGTGACCATGGCGGTACCATTTTCACTCGGGAAAGTTTTAGACattatttatgatacaacCAGTGATTTGGGGGCAGCAAGAGAGAAACTTGACTCTTTGTGTCTAATGCTCTGTGGGGTGTTTCTTCTTGGAGGATTGTGCAACTTTGGCAGGGTTTATTTAATGTCAATATCAg gACAAAGAATGACACAGGCCCTCCGTAAGCAAGTGTTTGGTGCAATAATGCGCCAAGAAACACAGTGGTTTAGTAAAAACTCAACTGGAGAACTTGTAAATAGATTATCTGCAGATACTCAACTGGTTGGACGAAATCTAAGCCAAAATGTTAGTGATGGATTAAGATCTTTATTTATGGTGGGAGCTGGAACTGGCATGATG tTCTATATGTCACCATCGCTAGCTTTAATTGGTTTGTGTGTGGTACCTCCGGTATCGGTACTGGCTGTTATATATGGACGATTCGTTCGAAGTATTACAAGACAATTACAGGATACACTTGCTGATACAAGTGAG TTAGCCGaggaaaaaatatcaaatataaaaacagtgAAAGCATTTAGTAAAGAAAAGAGAGAATGTGAATCGTATGCGCAAAGAATAGAGAATATATTGACATTAGCCTATAAGGAGTCGTTGGCTGTTGGGAGCTTTTATGGATTG ACGGGTCTATCTGGCAACACAATAATAATCCTAGTACTTTATTATGGGGGTGGTATGGTGGCCACAGAGCAACTAACCGTGGGTAATTTGACGTCGTTCCTTCTCTATGCGGCTTATGTGGGCATAAGTATTGGTGGACTTAGCAGTTTCTATACAGAGATGAATAAGGGAATTGGTGCTGCGACACGGCTCTGGGAAATTGTGGATCGCGAGCCGAAAATTCCAGTTTCCG GCGGTCTCAGACCAGTAGACCGTCCTCGTGGCGAAATCATACTAgaaaacataacatataattacGGTGGTGCTCCATTGCTGAAGGGTTTGAACCTGCATCTCCTACCGGGGAAGTCGGTGGCTCTTGTGGGGAGATCAGGGTGTGGAAAGAGCACCATCGCCTCTCTAATATTGAGGCTGTATGATCCCGAGAATGGGAGGATTCTTTTAGATGGTTGTGACATAAGGGAATTGGATCCGGTGTGGTTGAGGAGTCATCTTGGTTTTGTCAGTCAG GAACCGGTGCTATTTACTGGATCGATAAGGGAAAACATTATGTATGGCCTGGATGAGGAATCAGCACTGGAGGCAAATGATAag GAGGCAGCATGGCTCCAAGCAGCAAAAGCGGCTCAGCTGCAAGATCTGGCGAACCAGAGCAGAGCGGGGTGGGAGAGGCAGGTGGGGGCGGGGGGCTCCGAGCTCAGTGGGGGGCAAAAGCAGAGGGTAGCCATCGCCAGGGCTATTGTTAAG aATCCAAAAATCCTCATCCTAGACGAGGCTACCTCGGCATTAGATACTTATTCCGAATATTTAGTCGACAAAGCATTGAAGGAGATAAGCAGAGAGCGCACAGTACTGACGATAGCACATCGTTTGAGTACCATTCAGTCTGCGGACGAAGTCGCGGTGATAGGCAACGGCGTGATCGTGGAAAAGGGCTCCTACAAGGAATTAATGGAGAAGCCGAACGGATATTTCAGAGAGCTCATAACGCATCAGACATTTATGAAGCCTAAAGAAAAAAGTTAA